Proteins encoded by one window of Candidatus Odinarchaeum yellowstonii:
- a CDS encoding signal peptidase I, translated as MTDIKGEGAKNLRKLIKPVAAIVLIISAMGIGYLSISTYLGSSAPIVVVTSESMHPVYWEGDILFVKYATPEEITIGTDIVFHATWIPESDPNANIPVVHRVIDKQLINGEWYFWTQGVNSETNPYPDPAPTPYSNVIGKVVFTIPRIGLPLVVLRPIAGYIQYLLITVIILLIAYILYDYYKPSEKTNPVKKEETMWTEEELKETERITGKERKNKSEE; from the coding sequence TTGACGGATATAAAAGGAGAAGGAGCTAAAAATTTGAGAAAATTGATTAAACCAGTCGCAGCCATAGTTTTAATCATATCCGCGATGGGAATCGGATACTTATCCATCTCAACGTATCTCGGAAGCAGCGCCCCGATAGTAGTGGTGACATCCGAGAGCATGCACCCTGTCTACTGGGAGGGAGACATATTATTCGTTAAATACGCTACACCTGAGGAGATAACGATAGGAACAGACATAGTCTTCCACGCCACCTGGATACCTGAATCAGACCCTAACGCGAATATACCTGTAGTCCACCGCGTTATAGATAAACAATTAATAAACGGGGAATGGTATTTCTGGACTCAAGGAGTAAACTCTGAAACAAACCCTTATCCTGACCCAGCGCCCACACCATACTCTAACGTGATAGGTAAAGTTGTCTTCACCATTCCGAGAATAGGGTTACCTTTAGTAGTTTTAAGACCTATAGCAGGCTATATTCAATATTTACTGATAACCGTCATCATATTATTAATCGCATACATATTATACGACTATTATAAGCCTAGTGAAAAAACTAACCCCGTTAAAAAAGAGGAGACAATGTGGACGGAGGAGGAGCTTAAAGAAACAGAGAGAATAACAGGAAAAGAGAGAAAAAATAAAAGCGAAGAATAG
- the pyrE gene encoding orotate phosphoribosyltransferase: MKNWQVELTEFLARSGALLFGEFKLKSGRLSPFFFNIAKAINSGEGLLKIGEFYIWGVFDLIGGVNFDFLVGPAYKAIPLAAVISTLLYSEHGLSVRWGYDRKEEKSYGVSAEKWFVGDIRSGDRLLLVDDVATTGKTKIDLIRRMREVFKDLDLRFQGVLILLDREEIGEDGRYSGDVLRDEGVSLYSLLKVSEVFEYLYNRPVDGRVFVSDREYSLFQDYRRRFGASTI; this comes from the coding sequence TTGAAAAACTGGCAGGTTGAGTTGACTGAATTTTTAGCCAGGAGTGGGGCTCTTTTATTCGGTGAGTTTAAGCTTAAAAGCGGGCGGCTCTCCCCCTTCTTCTTTAACATAGCCAAGGCGATTAACAGCGGGGAGGGGCTTTTAAAAATCGGTGAGTTTTATATTTGGGGCGTATTCGATTTAATAGGCGGGGTTAACTTCGACTTCCTTGTAGGCCCCGCTTATAAAGCTATTCCTTTAGCAGCGGTTATTTCAACGCTGCTTTACAGTGAGCATGGTTTAAGTGTGCGTTGGGGTTATGATCGCAAAGAAGAGAAGTCTTACGGTGTCTCCGCGGAGAAATGGTTTGTAGGGGATATACGAAGCGGGGACCGTCTTCTTTTAGTTGACGATGTGGCTACCACTGGGAAAACTAAAATTGATCTTATTCGGAGGATGAGAGAGGTTTTCAAAGATTTAGATCTACGTTTTCAGGGTGTTCTAATACTTTTAGACCGTGAGGAGATTGGTGAGGATGGCAGGTATAGCGGGGATGTTTTAAGAGATGAAGGTGTGTCTCTATACTCTCTGTTGAAGGTTAGCGAGGTTTTCGAGTATCTTTATAATAGGCCTGTGGATGGACGGGTGTTTGTATCCGATAGAGAGTATAGTTTATTCCAAGATTATAGGAGAAGATTTGGAGCTTCCACTATTTGA
- a CDS encoding site-2 protease family protein has protein sequence MNGLIAGDVLEDIDEKIRGLFNVRVSFKESGSVYPTYIIGLNLNVKASFNELRLFLKKYGLTPRLVADSRNSFNVGEAFLKISSLTPVKNHPVSINVILFLVTLATTASTGFYICLSGPFLEVYPESNIFLVSFGFTLSVIGITGLHELGHVLSLKKTGCESSLPYFIPGIPILGLPTFGAVILQRTPPANRDTLFDLGLSGPLTSFILSFIVITVGSLMSKMISPAYAEYLVEKYPGVSPLPVPILFLLIQSLIFPSSTGVVFIHPIAYAGWLGLLITALNLFPIGQLDGGHSARAVLGERFSRYASYISLILLIGLGYWLMALLVFLISGLKNQGPLDDVSPISKIRIILWGLSILLLVLSVTPLLIF, from the coding sequence ATGAACGGTTTAATCGCTGGGGATGTGTTGGAGGATATTGATGAAAAAATTAGAGGTTTATTTAATGTTAGAGTCTCTTTTAAAGAGAGCGGTTCTGTTTACCCCACTTATATTATCGGGTTGAATTTAAATGTTAAAGCCTCTTTTAATGAACTCCGCTTATTTCTTAAAAAATATGGTTTAACTCCTAGGCTTGTCGCGGATAGTAGAAATTCTTTTAATGTAGGTGAAGCCTTCTTGAAGATTTCTTCTTTGACACCGGTGAAAAATCATCCGGTTTCAATTAACGTAATTTTATTTTTAGTGACTTTAGCCACAACAGCTTCAACAGGATTCTATATTTGTTTAAGCGGTCCTTTTTTAGAGGTTTACCCTGAGAGTAATATTTTTCTCGTAAGCTTCGGTTTTACTTTAAGTGTTATAGGCATTACCGGTTTACATGAACTCGGGCATGTTTTATCTTTGAAGAAAACCGGTTGTGAATCGAGTCTACCTTATTTTATACCCGGGATTCCTATACTCGGCTTACCTACGTTTGGAGCTGTGATACTTCAGAGGACACCGCCAGCTAACCGTGACACGCTTTTCGATTTAGGTTTAAGCGGGCCTTTAACCAGTTTTATACTATCTTTCATAGTTATAACGGTTGGGTCCCTTATGTCTAAGATGATTTCTCCAGCTTACGCTGAGTATCTGGTTGAGAAATACCCGGGTGTTTCACCTTTACCTGTACCGATTCTTTTTTTATTAATTCAAAGTTTAATTTTTCCCTCTTCTACTGGAGTGGTTTTCATACATCCTATAGCTTACGCTGGCTGGCTTGGACTTTTAATAACAGCGCTTAATCTTTTTCCAATCGGTCAATTAGATGGCGGGCACTCCGCTAGAGCTGTTTTAGGGGAGAGGTTTAGCCGTTACGCTTCTTATATATCTTTGATTCTGCTTATAGGTTTAGGCTACTGGCTGATGGCTTTACTGGTTTTTCTTATCAGCGGCTTAAAAAATCAGGGCCCATTAGACGATGTGTCCCCTATATCTAAGATTAGGATAATTTTATGGGGTCTCTCAATACTTTTATTAGTTTTATCTGTAACTCCTTTACTAATATTTTAA
- the rimI gene encoding ribosomal protein S18-alanine N-acetyltransferase — protein sequence MRFAEEKDIPAVMELNKTCLPENYPEIFFKELLFAYPNFFIVAEKNSETVLSEDLEAYNVIKLMRENSLKTITVERLMGLKNISYDDSKRLLEKVLSYSEKLPPPFKFFRKYFENGLSKYELIADPKIIGYIMCRLESGISSFGFKWVKKGHIVSIAVDQPYRKQGVGQEMLAKALKEMEKANTAEQVLEVRTNNYEAIRIYEKLGFKTVKTIRGYYHDGADAYLMVRVTGRKTVD from the coding sequence GTGAGATTCGCTGAAGAGAAAGATATACCAGCAGTCATGGAGCTAAATAAAACATGCCTACCCGAAAACTATCCTGAAATATTTTTTAAAGAATTATTATTCGCATACCCAAATTTTTTCATAGTCGCCGAGAAGAATTCGGAGACAGTTTTATCAGAAGACCTTGAAGCCTATAACGTAATTAAATTGATGAGAGAGAATAGTTTGAAAACAATCACAGTTGAAAGGTTAATGGGGTTAAAAAATATATCATATGATGACTCGAAGCGTCTTTTAGAAAAAGTTTTAAGCTATTCGGAGAAGCTGCCCCCGCCGTTTAAATTCTTTAGAAAATATTTCGAAAATGGTTTAAGTAAATACGAGTTAATAGCTGATCCTAAAATCATCGGGTATATAATGTGTAGACTTGAGAGTGGAATATCCAGCTTCGGGTTTAAATGGGTTAAAAAAGGACACATAGTCTCCATAGCTGTGGATCAACCTTATAGAAAGCAGGGAGTAGGCCAAGAAATGTTAGCTAAAGCTTTAAAGGAAATGGAGAAAGCGAACACCGCTGAGCAGGTTCTCGAAGTTAGAACCAACAATTATGAAGCGATTAGAATATATGAGAAATTAGGGTTTAAAACTGTTAAAACTATTAGAGGATACTACCATGACGGTGCGGACGCTTATCTCATGGTTAGAGTTACGGGTAGAAAAACCGTGGATTAG